One genomic window of Candidatus Kuenenia stuttgartiensis includes the following:
- the mutL gene encoding DNA mismatch repair endonuclease MutL, with protein MGKVKILPPSVINKIAAGELIDRSAAVVKELIENAIDAEAKRIDVYLEDGGRKLIRISDDGVGIDAEDLALVFRSHTTSKLSSAEDLFAINTLGFRGEALPSIGAVSNSKITSRIRGAISGAEIKTEGGRIGDVRECGAPEGTQIEVQDLFFNTPVRKKFMKTAPTEMSYISDVLTRFALCYPNIHFTLRHNNRTVFNLPPVQEVIERIETFFGSELKKHLLSAFLREELFSLKGYIAPPFLNKANGRLQFIFLNGRYIKDTAIYRAISDAYHGKLMNKRYPIVFLFLTVAPSEVDVNVHPTKTEVRFRNKSVVFNYVLSTLKDALNKSQPKSIDIVTPEKTFQRDLGNTDTVDHRNTSLWEQFPFEKTVEKTPASGPSTDVKHTTAMPIREEISVGKAIFSGKKRYFQIHNAFIVEETNEGLNIIDQHALHEIILYHAILKGMQSSQSPRQRLLIPELVELNPKDFFFVLSIKEQLEGIGIEIEEFGSNTIMIRSFPQILKHLNGKEFIENLTHDFGEEDSRKGNEGVMNKLVNIMACKAAVKAGQRLEYREIEELMEKKKNINAYTNNCPHGRPTTLSLSLDELYKHFKRK; from the coding sequence ATGGGTAAAGTTAAAATTCTTCCTCCGTCGGTAATTAATAAAATTGCGGCAGGCGAGTTAATTGACAGGTCTGCCGCTGTTGTGAAGGAACTCATTGAAAACGCCATTGATGCAGAGGCAAAGAGGATCGATGTTTATCTGGAAGACGGGGGAAGAAAACTGATAAGAATATCCGACGATGGCGTTGGTATTGACGCGGAAGACCTCGCTCTTGTTTTCCGAAGCCACACTACCAGCAAACTATCCAGCGCGGAAGATTTGTTTGCGATAAACACACTGGGGTTTCGCGGCGAAGCCCTGCCCAGTATTGGTGCGGTATCTAACTCAAAAATTACTTCGAGAATAAGAGGGGCGATAAGTGGCGCAGAAATAAAAACCGAAGGGGGCCGCATTGGCGATGTGAGAGAATGCGGGGCGCCGGAAGGCACGCAGATAGAGGTGCAGGATCTTTTTTTTAATACTCCCGTGCGTAAGAAATTTATGAAAACGGCGCCGACGGAGATGTCTTATATTTCAGACGTGTTAACGCGGTTTGCCCTGTGTTATCCGAATATCCATTTTACGTTAAGACACAACAACAGAACGGTATTTAACCTTCCGCCCGTTCAGGAAGTAATAGAAAGAATTGAGACATTTTTTGGCAGTGAGTTGAAAAAACATCTTTTATCTGCCTTTCTCCGGGAAGAGTTGTTTTCCCTCAAAGGATATATTGCACCGCCATTCCTGAACAAAGCGAATGGAAGGCTGCAATTTATTTTTCTAAACGGACGTTATATTAAGGATACGGCTATTTACCGTGCAATCAGCGACGCTTACCATGGGAAATTAATGAACAAACGATACCCCATAGTATTTTTATTTTTAACGGTTGCACCGTCCGAGGTGGACGTCAATGTCCATCCCACAAAAACAGAGGTAAGGTTCCGGAATAAGAGTGTTGTTTTTAATTATGTGCTCTCTACGCTAAAAGACGCCTTGAATAAATCACAGCCCAAATCCATTGATATAGTGACGCCGGAAAAAACATTTCAAAGAGACTTGGGAAACACCGATACAGTTGATCATAGAAACACCTCTTTATGGGAACAATTTCCTTTTGAAAAAACAGTGGAAAAAACGCCCGCGTCAGGGCCATCTACGGATGTGAAGCACACCACGGCCATGCCCATAAGAGAAGAGATATCTGTTGGGAAAGCGATTTTCTCCGGCAAAAAAAGGTATTTTCAGATTCACAATGCCTTTATTGTAGAAGAGACGAATGAGGGTTTGAATATTATAGACCAGCATGCCTTGCATGAAATAATCCTGTACCATGCAATATTGAAAGGAATGCAGTCATCTCAATCTCCCCGCCAGCGATTACTGATCCCGGAACTTGTGGAATTGAACCCAAAAGACTTTTTTTTCGTATTAAGCATAAAAGAACAACTGGAAGGCATTGGCATAGAGATCGAGGAATTTGGAAGCAATACCATTATGATTCGTTCCTTTCCCCAAATCCTGAAACATTTAAATGGAAAAGAATTTATAGAAAACCTGACGCATGATTTTGGCGAGGAAGATTCCCGAAAGGGCAATGAAGGCGTCATGAATAAACTAGTCAATATCATGGCATGCAAGGCCGCGGTAAAAGCGGGGCAAAGATTAGAGTATCGGGAAATAGAAGAACTCATGGAAAAGAAAAAAAATATCAATGCCTATACAAATAACTGCCCCCATGGCCGGCCGACGACACTATCACTTTCTTTGGATGAATTGTACAAACATTTCAAAAGAAAATGA
- a CDS encoding alpha-1,4-glucan--maltose-1-phosphate maltosyltransferase: MEFEGRKRVIIENVRPQIDCGRFPVKRVIGEKVVVQADVFTDGHDDVIPVLLQRKASEKVWLEIPMKTLGNDRWEGNFTVREIGIYYYTVEGWVDHFTTWKKELKKKYDAGQETSMDILTGVVYIQKSSALATKDDSKKLHVFANTLKTEKNTAGALSLAFNEELASLMKTWPDKSLSTLYEKELGVVVDREKALFSAWYELFPRSCNSEQERGGTLKDCESLIPEIANMGFNILYLPPIHPIGITNRKGKNNSPVSQKGEPGSPWAIGSHEGGHTSIHPSLGTEKDFQALIERAREYNIDIALDLAFQCSPDHPYIKKHRNWFKIRPDGSIQHAENPPKKYEDIVPFNFETENWKGLWHELKNVVFCWIERGVRIFRVDNPHTKPFAFWEWLIGETQKIYPEVIFLSEAFTRPKVMYRLAKIGFTQSYTYFTWRNTKRELTQYVTELTQEELKEYFRPNFWPNTPDILPEQLQYGRRPAFIIRFILASTLSSNYGIYGPAFELCVSEAVTGKEEYFNSEKYEIKQWNLNMPGNLKDLITRINRIRIENAALQDTGNIRFYEVDNEHLLFYGKTTEDLSNIILVVVNLDPHHAQSGWVNVPIKILGIDANQSYMVHDLLSDEKYVWQGKKNYVELQPDATPAHIFRIRKRLRKETDFDYYM; encoded by the coding sequence ATGGAATTTGAAGGAAGAAAAAGGGTAATTATTGAAAACGTAAGACCGCAAATTGATTGCGGTCGTTTTCCAGTAAAACGAGTAATTGGAGAGAAGGTAGTAGTCCAGGCAGACGTCTTTACTGACGGACACGATGATGTTATCCCTGTTTTATTACAACGTAAGGCCAGCGAAAAGGTTTGGCTGGAAATACCCATGAAGACTCTGGGAAATGATCGATGGGAAGGAAACTTTACTGTTCGGGAAATCGGCATTTATTATTATACAGTTGAAGGATGGGTAGATCACTTCACCACATGGAAAAAGGAACTGAAAAAAAAGTATGACGCAGGGCAGGAAACAAGCATGGATATTTTGACAGGCGTTGTCTATATTCAAAAATCATCAGCGCTGGCAACAAAGGATGATTCCAAAAAACTTCATGTATTTGCTAATACCTTAAAAACAGAAAAAAATACAGCAGGAGCCCTTTCTCTTGCCTTTAATGAGGAATTAGCTTCGCTTATGAAAACATGGCCAGACAAAAGTCTGTCAACTCTATATGAAAAAGAATTAGGAGTAGTGGTGGACAGGGAAAAGGCTCTTTTTAGCGCCTGGTATGAATTGTTTCCGCGTTCCTGTAATTCTGAACAGGAAAGAGGCGGCACATTGAAAGACTGTGAATCACTCATTCCTGAAATCGCAAATATGGGTTTTAATATATTGTACTTGCCTCCAATTCATCCTATTGGAATAACGAACCGAAAGGGGAAAAACAATTCCCCTGTCTCACAAAAGGGAGAGCCTGGAAGTCCCTGGGCAATCGGATCGCACGAAGGAGGGCATACGTCAATACATCCTTCCCTTGGTACAGAGAAAGATTTTCAAGCGCTGATAGAACGGGCGAGGGAATATAATATTGATATTGCATTGGATCTTGCGTTTCAGTGTTCCCCGGATCATCCTTATATAAAAAAACACAGGAACTGGTTCAAGATACGACCTGATGGTTCAATACAACATGCGGAAAATCCTCCAAAAAAATATGAAGATATTGTTCCCTTTAATTTTGAAACGGAAAACTGGAAAGGACTTTGGCATGAGCTGAAAAATGTTGTCTTTTGCTGGATTGAACGCGGGGTTCGTATATTCCGGGTGGACAATCCACATACAAAACCGTTTGCTTTTTGGGAATGGTTGATAGGAGAAACACAAAAAATCTATCCGGAGGTAATTTTTCTTTCAGAGGCTTTTACGAGGCCAAAAGTAATGTACCGATTGGCTAAAATAGGGTTTACACAGTCATATACCTACTTTACCTGGCGGAATACAAAACGGGAACTGACTCAGTATGTCACTGAACTCACACAGGAAGAATTAAAAGAATATTTCAGGCCGAATTTCTGGCCAAATACGCCGGACATTTTACCGGAACAACTGCAATATGGAAGAAGACCAGCATTTATAATACGGTTTATCCTGGCAAGCACCCTGTCTTCTAATTACGGTATTTACGGACCTGCCTTCGAACTTTGTGTCAGTGAAGCGGTAACCGGTAAGGAAGAATATTTTAATTCCGAAAAATATGAGATAAAACAATGGAACTTGAACATGCCGGGAAATTTAAAGGATCTCATAACAAGGATAAATCGGATACGCATAGAAAACGCAGCATTGCAGGATACAGGGAATATACGTTTTTATGAAGTTGATAATGAACATCTTCTCTTCTATGGAAAGACAACAGAAGACCTTTCCAATATTATACTCGTCGTTGTCAATCTGGACCCGCACCATGCTCAATCGGGCTGGGTCAATGTTCCGATAAAAATATTGGGAATAGACGCAAATCAGTCATACATGGTGCATGATCTGTTGAGCGATGAAAAATACGTGTGGCAGGGGAAAAAAAACTATGTAGAACTTCAGCCCGATGCCACTCCCGCGCATATTTTCCGAATAAGGAAAAGGCTGAGGAAAGAAACCGATTTTGATTATTATATGTAA
- the treS gene encoding maltose alpha-D-glucosyltransferase yields MPPKEMLHAEEPLWYKDAIIYELHVKAFYDSNSDGIGDFKGVTEKLDYLENLGVTALWLLPFYPSPLKDDGYDIADYFGIHPDYGTLRDFKLFIKEAHKRGLKVITELVLNHTSDQHKWFHAARRPKQKSKMKDFYVWSDTSEKYKDARIIFKDFEHSNWTWDPVAKAYYWHRFYSHQPDLNFTNPAVQKEMLRIIDYWIDMGVDGFRLDAVPYLFEKEGTNCENLPETHDFLKKLRAHVESTHNNVMLLAEANQWPEDAVVYFGNQDECHMSFHFPLMPRLFMSIWMEDRFPIIDIFDQTPLLPETCQWALFLRNHDELTLEMVTDEERDYMYQVYASDPVARINLGIRRRLAPLLGNNRRKIELMNALLFSLPGTPIIYYGDEIGMGDNFYLGDRNGVRTPMQWNVDRNAGFSRVNPQKLYLPIVTDPEYHYEAINVENQEKNHASLLWWMKRVIAMRKRYKAFGRGSIEFLFPDNPKVLAFIRHYQDEHILVVMNLSRFSQVVELDLSTFSDCTPEDVFSGNKFPKITKSPYVLTINRHDYFWFLIQKEAEELRLAKDESIPELSINGKWETVFQGKTAVKLEKMILPVYLKKSRWFGGKASDIQEVKIIENISLQKDTHTTQLILIEVKYNGKESDRYVLSFSYLSGSEAETMLHENPQKIVMKLKTDDTEGIVYDGIYDEEFQKFILKMAVNRLSVKGTQGRLVVHTGKMHKQYKLKELLSEKSSVLKAEQSNSSLLYGKELIFKLYRRLCEGINPEWEIGKFLGEYTAFANVPAFIGEIAYVRKGNQPISIGILQRFIPNHGDAWSYTLDSLMTYFDRVFAKKNEIPEMPVMSFSLLESTSHEIPLLFKELISGVYLEMASLLGKRTAELHIALSKETDNNDFRPEPFSRLYQRSLYQSMQSYLKKVFALLRKNMKKLPENTKESVDKLLLQENRIIELYKNIFKKKISALKIRIHGDYHLGQVIYTGNDFFIIDFEGEPARSLSERRLKKSVLKDVAGMIRSFHYVSNTALLKHITIRPEDIPVLEPWTNLWYQYVAGIFLKSYIETAKNTHLFPENNEDFTMLLTSFLLEKAVYELGYELNNRPEWTSIPIKGILQLLETNK; encoded by the coding sequence ATGCCGCCAAAAGAGATGCTTCACGCTGAAGAACCCCTCTGGTATAAGGATGCAATTATTTATGAACTGCATGTAAAGGCATTCTACGATTCGAATAGCGATGGGATTGGCGACTTCAAGGGCGTCACGGAAAAGCTGGATTATCTGGAAAATCTCGGCGTAACCGCTTTATGGCTTCTGCCCTTTTATCCCTCTCCCCTAAAGGATGACGGATATGATATCGCGGACTATTTTGGCATTCATCCCGATTACGGAACATTAAGAGACTTCAAACTCTTTATCAAAGAGGCGCATAAAAGAGGTTTGAAGGTAATTACGGAACTCGTTCTCAACCATACCTCCGACCAGCATAAATGGTTTCATGCCGCCAGGAGACCGAAACAGAAATCAAAAATGAAAGATTTTTACGTGTGGAGTGATACGTCTGAAAAATATAAAGACGCGCGAATAATTTTTAAAGACTTTGAACATTCCAACTGGACATGGGATCCGGTTGCAAAGGCATATTACTGGCATCGTTTCTACTCACATCAACCCGATTTAAATTTTACGAATCCGGCCGTGCAAAAAGAAATGCTCAGGATTATCGATTACTGGATTGATATGGGAGTCGATGGTTTCCGTCTGGACGCAGTGCCGTATCTGTTTGAAAAGGAGGGAACAAATTGTGAAAATCTCCCTGAAACCCACGATTTTTTGAAAAAGCTGAGGGCACACGTTGAAAGCACGCACAATAATGTTATGCTCCTGGCAGAAGCAAATCAATGGCCAGAGGATGCTGTCGTATATTTCGGCAATCAGGATGAATGCCATATGTCGTTCCATTTCCCCCTCATGCCGAGATTGTTTATGTCAATATGGATGGAAGACAGATTTCCGATCATTGATATCTTCGATCAAACCCCGCTATTGCCGGAAACATGTCAATGGGCTCTTTTTTTAAGAAACCACGATGAACTCACCCTTGAAATGGTAACCGATGAAGAGAGGGACTATATGTACCAGGTATACGCAAGCGATCCCGTTGCAAGAATAAACCTCGGCATCCGAAGACGGCTGGCTCCCCTGCTAGGGAACAACAGAAGAAAGATAGAGCTTATGAACGCACTCCTTTTTTCCCTGCCGGGTACGCCCATTATTTATTATGGAGACGAAATCGGGATGGGGGACAATTTTTACCTTGGAGACAGAAATGGCGTACGAACTCCCATGCAATGGAATGTCGACCGGAATGCTGGATTTTCAAGGGTAAACCCCCAGAAACTCTATCTGCCTATCGTTACCGATCCGGAATACCATTATGAGGCAATTAACGTGGAAAATCAGGAAAAGAACCACGCGTCACTTCTCTGGTGGATGAAACGGGTAATAGCCATGAGAAAACGGTATAAGGCATTTGGAAGAGGGAGTATAGAATTTCTTTTCCCTGATAATCCGAAAGTACTCGCATTTATCCGCCATTATCAGGACGAGCATATCCTTGTCGTCATGAATCTCTCACGATTCTCTCAGGTAGTGGAATTAGACCTTTCAACGTTTTCCGATTGTACGCCGGAAGATGTGTTTAGCGGAAATAAATTCCCAAAAATAACGAAATCTCCTTATGTACTTACCATTAACAGGCATGATTACTTTTGGTTTCTGATACAAAAAGAAGCGGAAGAATTACGTCTTGCAAAAGACGAAAGTATCCCTGAATTGAGTATAAACGGAAAGTGGGAAACTGTTTTCCAGGGAAAAACGGCGGTAAAATTGGAAAAAATGATTTTGCCTGTTTATCTTAAAAAGAGCAGATGGTTCGGCGGCAAGGCATCGGATATTCAAGAAGTCAAAATTATTGAAAATATTTCATTGCAGAAAGACACGCATACCACACAACTTATCCTGATTGAGGTAAAATATAACGGCAAGGAATCTGATAGGTATGTCCTTTCTTTTTCTTATCTGAGCGGAAGCGAAGCAGAAACAATGCTGCATGAAAACCCCCAGAAAATTGTGATGAAACTGAAAACAGATGATACTGAAGGGATTGTGTATGACGGCATTTATGATGAAGAATTTCAAAAGTTTATATTGAAAATGGCGGTAAACAGATTGTCAGTAAAGGGTACTCAGGGAAGACTTGTCGTTCATACCGGGAAAATGCATAAACAATATAAACTGAAAGAATTGCTTTCAGAAAAATCATCCGTATTAAAAGCGGAACAGAGCAATTCATCATTACTCTATGGTAAAGAATTAATTTTCAAACTTTACCGACGCCTTTGCGAAGGTATTAATCCGGAGTGGGAAATTGGCAAATTTCTAGGCGAGTATACTGCATTCGCCAACGTTCCGGCATTTATAGGGGAAATAGCATATGTGAGAAAGGGAAATCAACCGATATCGATCGGTATCCTCCAGCGCTTCATTCCCAATCATGGAGACGCCTGGTCATATACACTTGATTCATTAATGACGTATTTTGACAGGGTCTTTGCAAAAAAGAATGAAATTCCGGAAATGCCCGTGATGTCTTTTTCCCTTTTAGAAAGTACGTCGCATGAAATACCTTTGCTGTTTAAGGAATTAATTAGCGGGGTATATCTTGAGATGGCGTCGCTTTTGGGGAAAAGAACGGCCGAATTGCATATCGCGCTGTCAAAAGAAACGGATAACAACGATTTTCGCCCCGAACCGTTTTCACGGCTGTATCAAAGATCTCTTTATCAATCAATGCAATCTTATCTGAAAAAGGTTTTCGCCTTGCTCAGAAAAAACATGAAAAAATTGCCAGAGAATACAAAAGAATCAGTCGATAAATTGCTATTGCAGGAAAACAGAATAATAGAACTCTATAAAAACATCTTTAAAAAGAAAATTTCCGCTTTGAAAATAAGGATACACGGCGATTATCACCTGGGCCAGGTTATTTACACTGGAAATGATTTTTTTATTATTGATTTTGAAGGCGAACCGGCCAGGAGCCTTAGCGAAAGGAGACTTAAAAAATCCGTATTAAAGGACGTAGCGGGAATGATACGGTCTTTCCATTACGTGTCAAATACCGCTCTCTTGAAACATATCACCATACGCCCGGAAGATATTCCCGTGTTGGAACCATGGACAAACCTATGGTATCAATATGTGGCAGGAATTTTCTTAAAATCATATATTGAAACGGCAAAAAATACCCACCTTTTCCCTGAAAATAATGAAGATTTTACCATGCTCCTTACTTCTTTCCTTTTGGAAAAGGCAGTTTATGAACTGGGATATGAATTAAATAACCGCCCGGAATGGACATCGATACCCATAAAGGGCATTTTACAACTTTTGGAAACAAACAAATGA
- a CDS encoding UPF0175 family protein gives MATLTIEYPDEILVSLKETQDDFSEELKIAAAVKLYEMGKLSSGKAARLAGMDKISFLKILGKYQVSISTLEEFKEDMKVDIG, from the coding sequence ATGGCAACATTAACAATCGAGTATCCGGATGAAATTTTGGTATCATTAAAAGAAACACAAGACGATTTTTCTGAAGAGCTGAAAATAGCAGCAGCAGTAAAGCTTTACGAGATGGGGAAACTATCGTCTGGTAAGGCAGCCAGGCTTGCGGGTATGGATAAGATTTCTTTTTTGAAAATACTTGGTAAATATCAGGTGTCCATATCGACATTAGAAGAATTTAAAGAGGATATGAAAGTTGACATCGGTTAA
- a CDS encoding DUF3368 domain-containing protein, giving the protein MTSVKNIVVVNTSPIIYLSAINKTDLLKKLFGEIFIPGAVKQEIISGGKDTFGFLEIKNEPWIKTKTIENELAKKCLLTDIDDGEAEVIVLAEELKANIIVMDDRLGRKVVRLRGFRVIGTLRLLIAAKEKGIITEVKPLVEKLKEFGFWISADVYKDVLARSNEIT; this is encoded by the coding sequence TTGACATCGGTTAAAAATATTGTCGTTGTAAACACATCACCAATCATCTATTTGTCTGCTATCAATAAAACAGACCTGTTAAAGAAACTTTTTGGCGAAATCTTTATACCCGGTGCAGTAAAACAAGAAATAATATCAGGAGGCAAAGACACCTTCGGTTTTCTGGAAATAAAAAATGAACCATGGATAAAAACTAAGACTATCGAAAATGAATTGGCAAAAAAGTGTCTTCTAACGGATATCGATGATGGTGAAGCAGAGGTAATAGTTCTTGCAGAAGAATTAAAAGCGAATATCATCGTTATGGATGACAGATTAGGTAGAAAGGTTGTACGGCTCAGAGGTTTTCGTGTTATCGGTACATTGAGATTATTGATAGCCGCTAAAGAAAAAGGAATAATAACGGAAGTAAAGCCGCTGGTTGAAAAGCTTAAAGAATTCGGCTTCTGGATAAGTGCGGATGTTTATAAAGACGTTTTGGCACGATCAAACGAAATAACATAA
- the glgB gene encoding 1,4-alpha-glucan branching protein GlgB, with protein sequence MTEKNKTCETVNTSKSLLTDHDIYLFKEGNHFHLYEKLGSHLITFNNVKGVYFAVWAPNAEKVSVIGDFNNWNKTSHHLRAREDSSGIWEGFVPGIGEGTIYRYHIRSRYNNYRVDKRDPFAFYGETPPNSASIVRDLTYTWGDQAWMKERSGKNNINAPLSVYEIHLGSWRRIPEDGNRFLTYREMAPYLAEYVKETGFTHVELLPVMEHPFYGSWGYQITGFFSPTGRYGTPQDFMYLVDYLHQNEIGVILDWVPSHFPSDEHGLVYFDGTHLYEHADPRKGFHPDWTSYIFNYGRNEVQNFLVSNALFWLDKYHIDGLRVDAVASMLYLDYSRKEGEWIPNKYGGRENIEAVSFLKKCNETIYHFYPDVQTIAEESTAWPMVSRPTYVGGLGFGMKWNMGWMHDTLKYFSIDPIYRKYHMNQITFSILYAFTENFVLPLSHDEVVHGKGSLLYRMPGDEWQKFANLRLLFGYMFGHPGKKLLFMGGEFGQTKEWYHEESLSWHLLQYPIHKGMQEWVKDLNRFYRNEPVLYEIDFEYTGFEWVDFHDLDRNIISFLRKGKTVKDQILVVCNFTPVPRYNYRIGVPYGGFWKEVLNSDAKHYNGSGHGNLGGVEASPLPSHGRYYSIALTLPPLGIVFFKREMDDK encoded by the coding sequence ATGACAGAAAAAAATAAAACCTGTGAAACGGTTAATACCAGCAAAAGTCTTTTAACAGACCACGACATATATCTGTTTAAAGAAGGAAACCATTTTCATCTCTATGAAAAACTCGGCTCGCATCTTATAACATTTAATAATGTGAAAGGCGTTTACTTTGCCGTATGGGCGCCAAATGCCGAAAAGGTATCCGTAATAGGCGACTTTAACAACTGGAACAAGACATCGCATCATCTCAGGGCGAGAGAAGACAGTTCAGGTATCTGGGAAGGATTTGTTCCCGGCATAGGCGAAGGAACAATCTATCGCTACCATATTCGTTCACGATACAACAATTACCGTGTTGATAAAAGAGACCCATTTGCCTTCTACGGCGAAACTCCCCCTAACAGCGCTTCTATAGTGAGGGATTTAACATACACGTGGGGCGATCAGGCATGGATGAAGGAACGGTCAGGGAAAAATAATATCAATGCCCCCTTGTCCGTATATGAAATCCATTTGGGTTCGTGGAGGCGGATTCCGGAGGATGGAAACAGATTCCTGACTTACCGTGAAATGGCGCCATATCTCGCGGAATATGTAAAAGAGACGGGATTTACACATGTCGAATTACTCCCTGTCATGGAACACCCTTTTTATGGTTCATGGGGATATCAGATAACAGGTTTTTTTTCCCCAACGGGCAGATACGGAACCCCGCAGGATTTTATGTATCTGGTTGATTATCTGCACCAGAACGAAATTGGAGTCATTCTCGACTGGGTGCCATCACATTTTCCCTCCGATGAACATGGCCTTGTTTACTTTGACGGCACACATCTTTATGAACACGCCGATCCGAGGAAGGGGTTTCATCCGGACTGGACAAGTTATATTTTCAATTACGGCAGGAATGAAGTACAAAATTTCCTCGTGAGCAATGCCCTTTTTTGGCTGGATAAATACCATATTGACGGATTAAGAGTGGACGCCGTTGCCTCAATGCTGTATCTTGATTACTCAAGGAAAGAGGGAGAATGGATACCAAACAAATACGGCGGCAGGGAAAATATTGAAGCCGTCAGTTTTTTGAAAAAATGCAACGAGACAATATATCATTTTTACCCCGATGTTCAGACCATCGCAGAAGAATCCACTGCATGGCCCATGGTTTCAAGGCCAACGTATGTAGGGGGGCTTGGATTCGGAATGAAATGGAATATGGGATGGATGCACGACACATTAAAATATTTCTCAATCGACCCCATTTACCGGAAATACCACATGAATCAAATTACCTTTAGCATACTGTATGCCTTTACAGAAAACTTTGTCCTCCCGCTTTCACACGATGAGGTTGTGCATGGGAAAGGGTCGTTATTGTACCGCATGCCGGGTGATGAGTGGCAAAAGTTTGCAAATCTCCGGTTGTTATTTGGTTACATGTTCGGACACCCGGGAAAGAAATTACTCTTTATGGGAGGTGAATTCGGGCAGACAAAAGAATGGTATCACGAAGAAAGCCTGAGCTGGCATCTCCTGCAATACCCGATACACAAAGGGATGCAGGAATGGGTTAAAGACCTCAACCGCTTTTACAGAAATGAACCCGTATTGTACGAAATTGATTTTGAATATACGGGCTTCGAGTGGGTCGATTTCCACGATCTGGACCGCAACATCATAAGTTTCCTGCGAAAGGGAAAGACCGTAAAGGATCAGATTCTGGTGGTCTGCAATTTTACCCCTGTGCCAAGATACAACTATCGTATTGGAGTTCCATATGGCGGATTCTGGAAAGAGGTATTGAACAGCGATGCAAAACATTATAATGGAAGCGGACACGGAAATTTAGGCGGAGTAGAGGCAAGTCCGCTGCCTTCACATGGCAGATATTATTCGATTGCACTAACACTGCCTCCGCTTGGTATAGTTTTTTTTAAAAGAGAAATGGATGACAAATGA